Proteins from one Nitrospirota bacterium genomic window:
- a CDS encoding Fic family protein has translation MYKPVFRISTELLSLLTLAAEIRAWINSALLDVTWLPVLQRETSVRLAHSSTAIEGNPLTLPEVEALARGEEIGARARDRQEILNALAAMNWIWDRKTGTPIKESDLLRLHRMLTRKTLPDEQSGHYKTRQNRIVDHRGITVNTPPIPDKASPLTLELIEWINSKGSETLHPIIAGAIAHHRLVSIHPFTDGNGRISRALAIWLFYTRGFDTHHLFALDEFFEQDRQRYYQKIQQARDLDDDLTYWLEYVAEGIVATLNKVKERIVGLQITTRAPRIMLTKRQEDILRLLRDKGRVRSPDIEKAFSITRARISQIIKPLIDAGLVIREGRTRATTYRLL, from the coding sequence ATGTATAAACCTGTTTTCAGGATAAGCACTGAGCTGCTTAGCCTTCTGACTCTTGCAGCAGAGATCAGGGCATGGATCAACTCTGCATTGCTTGACGTCACGTGGCTGCCGGTCCTTCAACGTGAAACATCGGTACGACTTGCCCATTCCTCGACCGCCATCGAGGGAAACCCACTGACACTACCGGAGGTGGAGGCACTCGCCCGAGGAGAGGAAATCGGCGCGAGAGCCAGGGACAGGCAGGAGATACTTAATGCCCTTGCGGCCATGAACTGGATATGGGACAGGAAGACCGGCACGCCAATTAAAGAATCCGACCTTTTGCGCCTTCACCGGATGCTCACCCGCAAGACTCTGCCAGACGAACAATCAGGGCATTACAAGACTCGTCAGAACAGAATAGTTGACCACAGGGGCATTACTGTCAATACGCCACCTATACCGGATAAGGCCAGTCCGCTAACACTGGAGCTCATAGAATGGATTAATTCCAAAGGATCTGAAACCCTGCATCCCATCATCGCAGGAGCTATAGCCCATCACCGGCTTGTCTCCATCCATCCCTTTACAGACGGAAACGGACGTATCTCAAGAGCGCTTGCCATCTGGCTTTTCTACACGAGGGGCTTTGATACTCATCATCTTTTTGCCCTTGACGAGTTTTTTGAACAGGACAGGCAGCGTTATTATCAGAAGATCCAGCAGGCAAGGGACCTTGATGATGATCTCACTTATTGGCTTGAATATGTGGCAGAGGGAATAGTGGCAACACTGAATAAGGTAAAAGAACGGATAGTCGGGCTGCAGATTACAACAAGGGCTCCCCGAATAATGCTTACGAAGCGGCAGGAAGATATACTCCGGCTTTTAAGAGACAAGGGGAGGGTCAGGTCGCCAGATATAGAAAAGGCCTTTTCTATTACAAGGGCACGCATCAGTCAGATAATCAAACCTCTGATAGACGCAGGGCTCGTCATCCGTGAAGGCCGGACCAGGGCTACAACATATCGCCTCCTCTGA
- a CDS encoding hydrogenase, with the protein MLRILHQIFRTGIVTEPLPAIAEAEIEIVGQELEETIRRCFHGSLTIRAVDAGSCNACELELHAMNNPIYNCERFGIHFTASPRFADMLLVTGPATRNMEIALRRTYNATPPPKLVVAAGDCGFNGGIFGEGYASLGGIGKVIMVDAYIKGCPPKPVDLLRGILSVIRPEAA; encoded by the coding sequence ATGCTAAGAATTCTTCATCAAATTTTCAGGACAGGCATAGTTACCGAACCTCTACCAGCCATTGCAGAGGCAGAGATCGAGATAGTCGGTCAGGAACTAGAAGAGACCATACGCAGGTGTTTTCATGGGAGTCTGACCATCCGTGCAGTGGATGCCGGTTCATGCAATGCCTGCGAACTGGAACTCCATGCCATGAATAATCCTATCTATAACTGCGAGCGCTTCGGCATCCATTTCACCGCCTCTCCAAGATTTGCCGACATGCTCCTTGTTACAGGACCTGCTACGCGGAACATGGAGATTGCGTTACGAAGGACCTACAACGCAACCCCTCCCCCAAAACTGGTCGTTGCAGCAGGTGATTGCGGATTTAATGGTGGAATATTCGGTGAAGGCTATGCATCCCTCGGCGGCATAGGAAAGGTCATCATGGTAGATGCATATATAAAAGGCTGTCCGCCCAAACCGGTTGATTTGCTCAGGGGCATTCTTAGCGTTATCAGACCTGAGGCTGCCTGA
- a CDS encoding NADH-quinone oxidoreductase subunit C gives MDNLLHTIITTLGSDASRDELAYPDTIPAFLVPLERFIDAARAMKKAGARLAAEWATDETRMGRAGGAGFGIYACFYLDSEYIIIYCRLPAEDPTFPSLTKKFIPASRFERQMRSLMGVIPAGHPDPRPWIKHEDWPEDAYPLRKGFDPSRTMERITGEYQWIRAEGEGVYEIAVGPIHAGIIEPGHFRFQAVGEDILHLEERLGYVHKGIEKKFESLTWVEGAKLAGRVSGDTTVAHTLAYCRALEAMTGCVPPGRALWLRALMLEMERVANHFGDIGAICNDVAFAFIHHQFSILRETVLRTNDKLFGHRFMMDRVVPGGVSVDLTTEGKEEILREVARLKSEFERLVIIYDGNSSLEDRVRDAGVLPEEDARELGVVGFVARASGIGLDCRVQNPFPPYDRIIPKMTVLHSGDIHARVWVRIEEIRESLRMIREILDNMPEGRIDLPSGEPIMRVQPTRENENSLSLRERERVRVGASAERTGFAVVEGWRGEIIYWLQSGPKGEINRCMVRDPSSVNWIALELAIHGNIVPDFPVCNKSFNQSYSGHDL, from the coding sequence ATGGATAACTTATTACATACCATCATCACAACATTAGGTTCCGATGCCAGCAGAGATGAGTTGGCTTATCCGGATACTATACCCGCATTTCTCGTTCCACTCGAAAGATTCATAGATGCCGCGAGGGCGATGAAGAAGGCCGGGGCAAGGCTTGCCGCCGAATGGGCGACAGACGAAACAAGAATGGGGAGAGCGGGAGGGGCGGGATTTGGCATCTATGCCTGTTTTTATCTGGATTCTGAGTATATCATTATCTATTGTCGCTTACCCGCTGAGGATCCAACATTCCCAAGCCTTACCAAAAAGTTTATCCCTGCCTCCCGTTTTGAAAGGCAGATGAGAAGCCTCATGGGGGTTATACCTGCCGGCCATCCTGATCCAAGGCCATGGATTAAGCACGAGGACTGGCCGGAGGATGCATATCCACTGAGAAAGGGATTCGATCCATCAAGGACGATGGAGCGCATAACTGGTGAATATCAGTGGATAAGGGCTGAAGGGGAAGGTGTTTATGAGATAGCCGTCGGACCTATCCATGCCGGGATTATCGAGCCGGGCCACTTCCGCTTTCAGGCAGTAGGAGAGGACATTCTCCACCTGGAAGAAAGGTTGGGCTATGTTCACAAGGGGATAGAAAAAAAGTTTGAGTCCCTGACCTGGGTGGAGGGTGCAAAGCTTGCCGGGCGTGTATCTGGCGATACCACCGTTGCGCATACACTTGCTTATTGCAGGGCATTGGAGGCAATGACAGGATGTGTGCCTCCCGGGCGTGCCTTATGGCTTCGAGCACTGATGCTTGAAATGGAGAGGGTAGCCAATCATTTTGGCGATATAGGCGCCATATGCAATGACGTTGCATTTGCATTTATACACCATCAGTTCTCTATTCTGAGAGAGACTGTGTTGCGGACAAATGACAAACTATTTGGTCATCGCTTTATGATGGACAGGGTCGTTCCAGGTGGAGTCTCTGTTGACTTAACAACAGAAGGGAAAGAGGAGATACTTAGAGAAGTGGCTCGGTTAAAGTCAGAGTTCGAAAGGCTCGTTATAATATATGATGGAAACTCATCACTCGAAGACAGGGTAAGGGATGCAGGCGTTCTCCCTGAGGAAGATGCAAGGGAACTCGGTGTGGTTGGCTTTGTAGCGCGGGCCAGCGGGATAGGTTTAGACTGCCGTGTTCAGAACCCGTTTCCACCATATGACCGGATAATCCCGAAGATGACAGTCCTGCATAGCGGTGACATTCATGCCCGCGTATGGGTTAGGATTGAAGAGATAAGGGAATCACTACGAATGATTCGTGAAATACTGGATAATATGCCGGAAGGCAGGATTGATCTTCCATCGGGTGAACCGATCATGAGAGTGCAGCCCACCAGGGAAAATGAAAATTCCCTCTCCCTCAGGGAGAGGGAAAGGGTGAGGGTGGGGGCTTCGGCAGAACGTACAGGATTTGCCGTAGTCGAGGGATGGCGGGGAGAGATTATATACTGGCTTCAGTCAGGTCCGAAAGGGGAGATCAACCGGTGCATGGTCAGAGACCCATCAAGTGTAAACTGGATTGCACTGGAACTTGCAATCCATGGGAATATCGTCCCTGATTTTCCGGTATGCAATAAGAGTTTTAATCAGTCATATTCAGGACACGATTTATAG
- a CDS encoding hydrogenase 4 subunit F — protein MLILLLLGVSFIAAAILAFVGDRKFAPEINIACSLATFAVSVALAIQVYNQGSFIAGGKFFFIDAFNVYLVVLTSFVSMTTAVFSRRYMRREREHGRVGQWGMRFYHAMFQLFIFAMLLCLLTNNLGVLWISMELATLSTVLLVSLYRTPTAIEAAWKYFILCGVGIALALFGTVLLYFAAEKVLGEGGEALLWTNLNMVSGQLEPTVLQLAFVFLMVGYGTKVGLVPLHNWLPDAHSEGPTPISAVLSGLLLNIALYALVRCKVLVDGSLGTNLAGAVMMGFGILSIIVSAFSLLRQKDIKRMFAYSSIEHMGIATFAFGLGGPIATFGALLHMLVHSLTKSSIFFTVGHAAQMHGTQEMSKIKGLVRGNPLVGWGLLFGVMAIVGMPPFGVFTSEFLILTATMKDAPYLTPFLLLGLGVAFAAIFRRVQPMVSGLIPPDQHRIKVAHIPVVLHMALVLVIGLYMPDFLSRWFHMAVELLK, from the coding sequence ATGCTGATCTTACTTTTATTAGGCGTCTCATTTATAGCAGCGGCGATCCTCGCATTTGTCGGGGACAGGAAGTTTGCGCCTGAGATAAATATTGCCTGTTCACTGGCTACGTTTGCCGTAAGCGTTGCACTTGCTATTCAGGTCTATAATCAGGGCTCATTTATCGCAGGAGGGAAGTTTTTCTTCATTGATGCATTTAATGTGTATCTTGTTGTACTGACCTCTTTTGTTTCAATGACTACTGCTGTGTTCAGCCGGCGTTACATGAGGAGGGAGAGGGAGCACGGCCGCGTCGGCCAATGGGGCATGCGTTTCTACCACGCCATGTTTCAGCTCTTCATATTTGCCATGCTCCTCTGTCTTCTGACGAATAATCTTGGCGTCCTCTGGATCTCGATGGAGCTGGCAACACTTTCGACAGTGCTGCTTGTGTCCCTCTACAGGACGCCTACAGCAATTGAGGCAGCGTGGAAATATTTTATCCTCTGTGGTGTGGGAATAGCCCTCGCTCTCTTCGGGACAGTGCTGCTTTATTTCGCAGCAGAGAAGGTCCTCGGAGAAGGTGGAGAGGCATTGCTTTGGACTAATCTTAATATGGTGAGCGGACAGCTTGAACCTACAGTGCTTCAGTTGGCATTCGTGTTCCTTATGGTAGGATACGGGACAAAGGTGGGTCTTGTACCCCTTCATAACTGGCTTCCCGATGCACACAGCGAAGGGCCTACACCCATATCGGCAGTTCTTTCCGGTCTTCTGCTAAACATAGCCCTCTATGCCCTTGTCAGGTGCAAGGTGCTGGTGGATGGCTCATTAGGGACGAACCTGGCCGGGGCTGTCATGATGGGTTTCGGCATCCTCTCCATAATTGTTTCAGCCTTTTCCCTGCTTCGTCAGAAGGATATAAAGAGGATGTTTGCGTACTCCTCTATAGAGCATATGGGGATCGCGACATTTGCCTTTGGACTTGGGGGACCTATAGCAACCTTTGGTGCATTGCTTCACATGCTGGTACACAGCCTTACAAAGTCCTCCATATTCTTTACAGTGGGACATGCGGCACAGATGCATGGTACGCAGGAGATGAGTAAGATAAAGGGACTTGTTCGTGGTAATCCGCTTGTGGGATGGGGTCTCCTCTTTGGGGTTATGGCCATTGTAGGAATGCCTCCTTTCGGCGTATTTACCAGTGAGTTCCTGATCCTTACAGCAACGATGAAGGATGCTCCATATCTGACGCCGTTTCTACTGCTGGGACTCGGAGTGGCATTTGCAGCCATCTTCCGGCGCGTCCAGCCGATGGTCTCAGGGCTTATACCGCCGGATCAGCACAGAATTAAGGTGGCGCACATTCCGGTTGTTCTGCATATGGCGCTTGTCCTTGTAATAGGATTGTATATGCCGGATTTTCTGTCCAGGTGGTTTCATATGGCAGTGGAACTGTTAAAATAG
- a CDS encoding formate hydrogenlyase — MSTQFAAQLNSVLAALILLTAFGLLAQRRIYGLLHLFAWQGLFLSVSTAIVGFVAGQHHLYISSVLTLLLKVIALPYILHILIIRLQIHKEVESVINIPTTMMMGIALVIFSYYLTSPIRELSNLVTKSTISVALATVMLGLLMMITRKHAVTQIIGFLAMENGLFFAATSATYGMPLVVELGVALDILIAAFIFGIFFFHIRTTFESLDVEQMARLKEEE, encoded by the coding sequence ATGTCTACACAATTTGCAGCACAACTAAATAGTGTCCTTGCAGCACTGATACTACTGACCGCCTTTGGCCTCCTTGCTCAACGCAGGATCTACGGACTCCTGCACCTCTTTGCATGGCAGGGGCTGTTTCTATCTGTAAGTACGGCTATCGTTGGGTTTGTGGCGGGGCAGCATCACCTTTATATATCCTCTGTCCTTACCCTGCTACTCAAGGTCATTGCGCTGCCATATATACTCCACATCCTCATCATCCGCCTTCAGATACATAAAGAGGTTGAGTCGGTAATCAACATCCCTACCACCATGATGATGGGAATAGCCCTTGTGATCTTCTCATATTATCTGACTTCACCCATCAGGGAGTTGTCGAACCTTGTTACCAAGTCTACTATATCGGTAGCGCTGGCGACTGTTATGCTGGGTCTCCTGATGATGATTACAAGAAAACACGCCGTGACCCAGATCATAGGTTTCCTTGCAATGGAGAACGGTTTATTCTTTGCTGCAACGAGCGCGACTTACGGGATGCCGCTCGTGGTGGAATTAGGAGTGGCGCTGGACATCCTGATTGCGGCGTTTATATTCGGCATCTTCTTTTTCCATATAAGGACTACGTTTGAAAGTCTGGATGTGGAGCAGATGGCACGATTGAAAGAAGAAGAATGA
- a CDS encoding NADH-quinone oxidoreductase subunit H, translating to MSGVIATYILEVVQIILLLAVAPVFIGWVRTLKCWFQGRTTAGIFQPYRDLVKLFHKDIVLAENASWIFRVTPYLVFGFTVLIGAIVPVLSVDLPLSSTADVIAIVSLFAMSRFFTALAGMDIGTAFGGMGASREMTIASLAEPAMLMAVFTVSLASQSTSLSQIVQVIAHGDLVLRPSLAFALLAFIFISLAETGRIPVDNPATHLELTMIHEAMILEYSGRHLALIEWSGMMKLYLFAVLGIAAFFPWGIAGAGNLMAVPVAFLVLVVKLVLAGLGLVLIETGLAKMRFFRVPEFLGSAFLFATLGMLSFFMLE from the coding sequence ATGAGTGGAGTGATTGCTACTTATATCCTGGAAGTGGTACAGATAATATTGCTCCTTGCCGTTGCACCTGTGTTCATAGGATGGGTGAGGACATTAAAATGCTGGTTTCAGGGACGGACTACAGCAGGCATATTTCAGCCTTACAGGGATCTGGTCAAGCTATTTCACAAGGATATCGTCCTTGCAGAAAACGCATCGTGGATATTCAGAGTTACCCCATATCTCGTATTTGGTTTTACTGTATTGATAGGCGCTATTGTCCCTGTGTTGTCTGTGGACCTGCCATTGTCATCCACTGCGGATGTAATTGCCATTGTGTCGCTGTTTGCCATGTCGCGATTCTTCACAGCCCTGGCAGGAATGGATATAGGCACTGCATTCGGCGGGATGGGGGCGAGCAGGGAGATGACGATAGCCTCACTTGCTGAGCCTGCCATGCTTATGGCGGTATTTACCGTATCTTTGGCCAGTCAGTCAACGTCGCTATCGCAGATCGTTCAGGTCATTGCGCATGGAGATTTAGTACTCAGGCCGTCCCTTGCCTTCGCCCTCCTCGCGTTTATCTTTATTTCACTGGCGGAGACCGGCAGGATACCTGTTGACAATCCAGCGACTCATCTGGAGCTTACTATGATCCATGAGGCCATGATCCTTGAGTACTCAGGCCGTCACCTGGCGCTGATAGAGTGGAGCGGGATGATGAAGTTATACCTTTTTGCTGTCCTCGGAATCGCCGCATTCTTCCCATGGGGGATTGCAGGTGCAGGAAACTTAATGGCAGTTCCGGTGGCCTTCCTGGTATTGGTCGTGAAATTGGTTCTTGCAGGCCTTGGACTTGTACTCATAGAAACAGGCCTCGCAAAGATGAGGTTCTTCAGAGTCCCCGAGTTCCTTGGAAGCGCCTTTCTGTTTGCAACACTCGGGATGTTGTCATTTTTTATGCTGGAATAG
- the hyfB gene encoding hydrogenase 4 subunit B → MISPFSLISAALIIFFSVVLIAPLFYRNQRLLIYSVFSLTTIASVLSLVAGIWTVQYGITESCIVLMGLPDLPFHLRLDPLSGFFLTMMGALGSIVSVYSIGYVKGFLGHRPVTSLSIFYSLFLAGMFMVVLADDAFFFLISWEVMAAASYFLVMFEDERTENRRAAFLYLVIAHIGAIAILLSFGLMAGFATGFESFNGYTFDAMRNASFPSGWAALVFFLAFFGFAAKAGVVPLHVWLPEAHPVAPSNVSALMSGIMLKTAIYGIIRVAFDLIRDFPWWWGAVVLILGLISALLGILFALQQQDLKKLLAYSSVENIGIILIGIGLSMTFSSFDLPVLSALALTAGLYHAINHAMFKGLLFMGAGAVLHATHERNMEGMGGLIHRMPWTSALFLTGCISISALPPFNGFVSEWLTFQAFLLSPALPGTLLKFLIPLGAALLALTAALAAMCFVKAFGVTFLGQWRGQHQQHVHEVDWFMKAGMAMTAIACLCLGIFPTAVIHWMDIIAGRFVGGELSESAGASGWMWLTPISHERASYSGPIVLSGLVGVVLIVFLLLHARRKTIHTGPLWDCGFEKVTTRMQYTSTAFSMPVRRIFGFYFHIRERREAKHIQEHKAFVKSIRYSLKTRDRFLGWLYQPVAGASFWIARKTGKLQKGRIQVYLIYSFATIILLLVLLR, encoded by the coding sequence ATGATATCGCCATTTTCGTTAATTTCAGCAGCGCTGATTATCTTTTTCTCCGTCGTATTAATAGCGCCGTTATTTTACCGGAACCAGCGGCTGTTGATATATTCTGTTTTCTCCCTGACAACCATTGCCTCTGTCCTGTCGCTTGTTGCGGGTATCTGGACGGTGCAATACGGCATAACCGAGTCCTGCATTGTATTGATGGGGCTCCCTGACCTCCCGTTTCACCTCCGGCTCGACCCCCTCTCAGGATTCTTTCTGACAATGATGGGCGCCCTTGGGTCTATTGTGTCTGTCTATTCTATCGGCTATGTAAAGGGTTTCCTGGGGCACAGGCCTGTGACGAGCCTTTCTATCTTCTACTCCCTCTTTCTTGCAGGGATGTTTATGGTGGTTCTTGCTGATGATGCATTTTTCTTTCTGATATCGTGGGAGGTTATGGCAGCTGCCTCATATTTCCTTGTCATGTTTGAAGACGAGAGGACAGAGAACAGGAGGGCTGCATTTCTCTATCTGGTCATAGCCCATATTGGGGCCATTGCCATCCTCCTCTCCTTCGGTCTTATGGCCGGTTTCGCAACAGGATTTGAGAGCTTCAACGGGTATACATTTGATGCTATGCGGAATGCTTCATTCCCTTCCGGCTGGGCGGCCCTGGTGTTCTTCCTTGCCTTCTTTGGTTTTGCAGCCAAGGCCGGTGTTGTTCCGCTGCATGTCTGGCTCCCTGAGGCTCATCCTGTCGCCCCATCTAATGTCTCGGCCCTGATGAGCGGTATTATGCTGAAGACGGCTATATACGGTATTATACGCGTGGCCTTCGATCTTATAAGAGATTTCCCCTGGTGGTGGGGGGCTGTGGTATTGATACTTGGTTTGATCTCAGCTCTGCTCGGGATCCTCTTTGCCCTGCAGCAGCAGGATCTTAAGAAACTGCTTGCCTATTCATCAGTGGAAAATATAGGCATCATCCTGATAGGGATAGGTTTATCCATGACATTCTCATCCTTCGATCTCCCTGTCCTGTCTGCCCTCGCGCTTACCGCCGGGCTTTATCATGCCATAAACCATGCGATGTTCAAGGGGCTGCTCTTCATGGGGGCAGGTGCAGTTCTTCATGCGACCCATGAACGCAATATGGAAGGGATGGGAGGGCTTATTCACAGGATGCCATGGACATCTGCCCTCTTCCTGACAGGCTGCATCTCCATATCAGCCCTCCCGCCGTTTAACGGCTTTGTCTCCGAGTGGCTGACCTTTCAGGCCTTCCTGCTCTCTCCTGCCCTTCCGGGTACGCTGCTCAAATTCCTGATACCGCTGGGAGCGGCGCTTCTGGCCCTTACCGCAGCCCTTGCAGCAATGTGTTTCGTCAAGGCGTTCGGCGTCACATTCCTTGGGCAATGGAGGGGGCAGCACCAGCAGCATGTTCATGAGGTTGACTGGTTTATGAAGGCAGGTATGGCGATGACTGCAATAGCATGCCTTTGCCTCGGAATCTTTCCAACAGCTGTCATTCACTGGATGGATATTATTGCAGGCCGGTTTGTCGGCGGTGAGCTGTCTGAATCTGCAGGCGCTTCAGGATGGATGTGGCTTACGCCCATTTCACATGAGAGGGCATCGTACTCCGGGCCGATTGTTTTATCGGGGCTTGTCGGGGTCGTATTGATAGTGTTTCTACTGCTGCACGCCCGCAGGAAGACCATTCATACGGGTCCGCTGTGGGACTGCGGTTTTGAAAAAGTGACTACGAGGATGCAGTATACATCAACAGCTTTTTCCATGCCTGTCAGGAGGATATTCGGATTTTATTTTCATATCAGGGAAAGGCGGGAGGCAAAACATATTCAGGAGCATAAGGCATTTGTTAAGAGTATCCGTTATTCACTGAAGACGAGGGATCGTTTCCTGGGATGGCTGTATCAGCCTGTTGCCGGTGCCTCTTTCTGGATTGCGAGGAAGACAGGAAAACTGCAAAAGGGGCGCATACAGGTATATCTCATATATTCCTTTGCAACGATCATCCTGTTGCTGGTGCTGCTGAGATGA
- a CDS encoding cupin domain-containing protein has translation MINLGNKIKKLREDARLSLRDLGEKTNLSASFISQLELGQGSPSIASLESIANALNVHITYFFDDPSREDSVVIRKSERKKIYSQGSKAFIQPLAHELSKKKIEPFMLTLEEGGESGEHPYSSHHGEEFGIVMNGKVRFILDSKEYTLSKGDSVYFNSTRPHKWENAGKKEAMIMLVIPGV, from the coding sequence ATGATTAACCTCGGCAACAAGATCAAGAAACTCAGGGAGGATGCGAGGCTTTCTCTTCGGGACCTTGGAGAGAAGACGAATCTCTCTGCCAGTTTCATTTCACAGCTTGAGCTCGGGCAGGGATCTCCTTCCATTGCATCTCTTGAGAGTATTGCCAATGCCCTCAATGTACACATCACATACTTCTTCGACGACCCGTCCAGGGAAGACAGTGTTGTCATCAGAAAGTCTGAGAGAAAGAAGATATACAGTCAGGGGTCAAAGGCCTTTATCCAGCCGCTTGCCCACGAGTTGAGCAAGAAAAAGATAGAACCATTCATGCTTACCCTTGAAGAAGGCGGTGAAAGCGGTGAGCATCCTTATTCATCTCATCATGGCGAGGAGTTTGGAATCGTCATGAACGGTAAGGTCAGGTTCATCCTTGACAGTAAAGAATACACACTGTCAAAGGGCGACAGCGTCTACTTTAATTCGACGAGGCCGCATAAATGGGAGAATGCCGGAAAGAAAGAGGCCATGATTATGCTGGTGATTCCGGGTGTATGA
- a CDS encoding ABC transporter ATP-binding protein has protein sequence MNATGIRISGLRKRYGKGETAVDALKGVDMQVTAGEVVGLVGPSGSGKSTLLKCLGAVIEPTDGQMTLGEAVIYDRGWKIRDLRALRRDKIGFVFQSPYLISFLDVTDNVALLPMLAGKSNAEARSRAMELLEALDVAHRAKAMPSQLSGGEQQRVAIARALINRPPVILADEPTAPLDSERALSVIRILNQMARQYETAVIVVTHDEKIIPTFRRIYHIRDGRTHEEAGDGRQTE, from the coding sequence ATAAATGCAACAGGTATCCGGATCAGCGGCCTGCGCAAGCGATATGGCAAAGGGGAGACCGCTGTTGATGCCCTTAAGGGCGTTGATATGCAGGTTACAGCCGGTGAAGTAGTGGGGCTGGTCGGTCCTTCAGGTTCCGGCAAAAGCACCCTGCTGAAATGTCTTGGCGCAGTAATTGAACCCACTGACGGACAGATGACCCTCGGTGAAGCGGTGATATATGACAGGGGCTGGAAGATCCGCGACCTGCGTGCGCTGCGCCGCGACAAGATCGGATTTGTCTTTCAGTCGCCGTACCTGATCTCATTTCTTGATGTTACTGACAATGTCGCACTGCTGCCGATGCTGGCAGGAAAGTCCAATGCCGAAGCCCGTTCGAGGGCAATGGAACTGCTCGAAGCCCTTGACGTGGCGCACCGCGCCAAAGCCATGCCGTCACAACTCTCAGGGGGTGAGCAGCAGCGTGTGGCAATAGCCCGTGCATTGATCAACCGGCCGCCTGTTATACTTGCCGATGAGCCAACAGCGCCGCTCGACAGCGAGCGTGCACTGTCGGTGATCCGCATATTAAATCAGATGGCACGGCAATATGAGACCGCCGTCATAGTCGTCACTCATGACGAGAAGATCATCCCGACCTTCAGGAGAATCTACCACATCCGTGACGGCCGCACCCATGAAGAGGCCGGAGATGGCCGGCAGACAGAGTGA
- a CDS encoding ABC transporter permease: MINLAGRDIMHSWGKFVFTGLGLGLLIGVTLTMAGVYRGMIDDAKALLDNSGADLWVVQKDTLGPYAESSSLYDDVYRSILGMSGVARAANTTYLTMQVHHGESDVRAMVVGVVPGGPGEPGQPGYLVDGRHITRGHYEAVADMATGFRTGDRIRIRRNDYTVVGLTRRMVSSGGDPMVFIPLRDAQEAQFLKDNDAIVGQRRRTEANPAFNIPAVPGLTDAVIASQGSNPYVNAVLVQIAPGYTPGEVADPIRRWLRLQVYTREQMEGILIGKLIATSSRQIGMFLVILAIVSAAIVAFIIYTLTLGKIREIAVLKLIGTRNRTIAMMILQQALGLGLIGFVVGRIAATFWAPYFPKYVLLEPLDSVRSLAAVLIICVMSSVLAIRAALRVDPAEAIGG; this comes from the coding sequence ATGATAAACCTTGCAGGACGGGACATCATGCACTCGTGGGGGAAGTTTGTCTTCACAGGTCTTGGTCTGGGGTTGTTGATAGGCGTAACCCTTACAATGGCAGGGGTTTACCGCGGCATGATAGATGACGCCAAAGCCCTGCTTGATAACAGCGGCGCTGACCTCTGGGTAGTTCAAAAGGATACGCTTGGCCCGTATGCTGAATCATCCAGCCTGTATGACGATGTCTATCGCAGCATACTTGGCATGTCAGGGGTAGCCCGTGCAGCAAACACTACATACCTGACGATGCAGGTGCACCATGGAGAAAGCGATGTGAGGGCTATGGTGGTGGGGGTAGTGCCTGGCGGGCCCGGTGAGCCTGGACAGCCAGGCTATCTTGTTGATGGACGCCATATCACACGCGGTCATTATGAGGCAGTGGCTGACATGGCGACAGGGTTCAGGACTGGTGACCGTATCAGGATCCGCCGCAACGACTATACTGTAGTAGGGCTTACCAGGCGTATGGTGTCATCCGGCGGAGACCCGATGGTGTTTATACCGCTGAGGGATGCGCAGGAGGCCCAGTTCTTAAAAGACAACGACGCCATTGTTGGTCAGCGCCGCCGCACAGAGGCGAACCCGGCATTTAATATTCCAGCGGTACCCGGGCTGACGGATGCGGTGATAGCCTCCCAGGGCTCCAATCCTTATGTAAATGCCGTGCTCGTGCAGATCGCACCGGGCTATACCCCGGGGGAAGTGGCTGATCCCATCCGGCGCTGGCTGCGGCTTCAGGTTTACACACGGGAGCAGATGGAAGGAATACTCATCGGAAAGCTGATTGCTACGTCATCGCGACAGATCGGGATGTTTCTTGTAATCCTTGCCATAGTGAGCGCGGCTATAGTTGCGTTCATAATATATACACTTACACTTGGAAAGATCCGCGAGATAGCGGTGCTAAAATTGATTGGCACGAGAAATCGTACTATTGCGATGATGATCCTGCAGCAGGCGCTGGGCCTTGGCTTAATAGGCTTTGTCGTGGGAAGGATAGCTGCCACATTCTGGGCGCCTTACTTTCCTAAATATGTACTGCTTGAACCATTGGACTCTGTACGCAGCCTGGCTGCCGTGTTAATAATCTGTGTGATGTCGAGTGTGCTCGCCATCCGGGCCGCGCTCAGGGTGGACCCTGCGGAGGCGATCGGTGGCTGA